The DNA region CAATAAATATGATTTGGATTCCAACAAATGctacattttctttttccttctgGACAGGATAGGTATGTGGTTCAAtcagaatatattattttctgtcTAAAACAAGGGAATCTCGATGGTGCATATCAGGCTGCATTGAGGTATTgatctttgtttattttttctgtATTAACTGAATATTGGTTCATAGGACTTTCTTCCTTCTTGGCTAATTATTGATCATTACTCTCAGTCTGATGCAAGAACGCCAATTTTCAAATGATCCAATGTCGAACTTAGTTGTGGGTCTGACGTTCTATCAGTTATGGTATTCAAGTATTCCAGAGGATTTGCAGTTAAGAGATATTGATGAATCACGTGAGCCTCTGGAGCCAGAGATTTCAAGATCATATGCTAATACACTATTTGAGAATTCCGAAGGACATAGTGTGATAGATGAGCATGAATCTAGTCACACCTCGGACTTAGACTCAGACACCTCTGTTAGAATTGACAAAGTCAGTTCTCATGCTCATAGTGTGAATGATAGTAAAGATTCCATGGAGGTTGATGGGTCTAAAGGAGAAATGCCCCCCCAAAAATTCCAGTCACAAGGACTTTACATGCAgtctgatgatgatgatgataatagcAGTCAGAAAGACCACTCTTTTGATAATCATGCTGATTATATGGAATATGTATCAATTCTTCATTCCCGTGGTGAGTTAATCATTCATTGCCATCTTGTTTAGCCTAGGCTCCACTACTCCTTACAAAGTTAGTGTCCTTACAAAGTTAGTGTAAAGATAACTTGTTTAGCCTAGGCTCCACTACTCCTTACAAAGTTAGAAGGGGACAATTATGTTATATGGCGGTTTCCTTTGGTTGGTACTTATTTGAATCTCTGCAAAACCATAGTCTTTCACTTGGTTGTTATTTGTTCAATATTTGTTACGATGAAAATGGACACTGAGAAAACTATTAGTATTTTAACCACTTTCTGCATATAATTCATTCTGATGCATAACTGCTTGAATGTAGATTGTCATGTGTTTAGGGATTTTGACCTGCTGCATCCTAAGAGATGCATCTTATATGactgtttttaacaaaatatttaccTGATTCTACTTTGGTACAGGTTTAAATACATGGCTTCTTCCACTGAGGATGTTGAATTCTAGTGGTAATTTAGAGGATTTCAATCGCTTACATGTGGAACTGACAAATGATCACTACAAGAGTGCAATCAAGCATTTACGGCTTGCTTTATATATGACACCTCCAGTTAAGGAGGCATTACTTCCTTTGGTACAGGTAAGGCAAATCCTTCATTGCCATTTCTGTACACTTGTTGTGACCTGGAGCACTTTTCTTATCAGCATTCAAaatctactttttttttaattaagactTGTATAATCTTAGTTACGAAATACAACTAGGGTACAAACTACCATTCAAAGAGAGAAATTGGGGAGAAATGATAAGAATGGGGATAGAAGGGAATGACCTCACATGTTAGCCCAACCAAGCTATAAAGACTATAAACAATGAAGCACattaaaaaaaccaaaaaaaaactattgaaAACTCTAAAGACTGCTCGTACGCTCTTTTGttagtttttcttttctctAATAGTTGAGATATGTCGTCAACtagaatatttataaactttggTAGGGATGCTCAATTGAGTTTGTTAAATTCCCAGTTGTTGTTACTTGGGAATCGCGTTCACGAGGCCATGGATGAGCTAGAGAAGTTCGGTGATCTTTCGGATTCAACACTCTTACTAAGGTACTGTTGTttcctttattatttttctgGATACGGAAAATAAAGCTTTGGATGAACgaaattggaattagaaatataatttcaattccaactctataacttttttttacttttattctttttatcgTTAGATTGTAAGTCTTTAgagatttatttgaattttgttttctattttaacCGCATACAAACCATTTCAGCTAATTAACAAATAGTTAGAAAAATGACATTGTCTTGAATAGGGCGGGAATATATTGGAACTGGAATTTGGATGTCACGACAATAGAAttgcaaataaataaattacacatTTTAATTCCAAAAGAATTTCTAATTTTAAGCCCATAAACAAACAACATTAGCTGGAATTGAACCCTAATTCAAAGTTCAGTTCTAATTAAGCTTTAGCCAAACGTGTTGGTGTCAGCTTAGAAAGCACAAGAAGAAAGTAACAAATAACTGTTCTCACCAACTGTagatttgattatatttttgaactttttttatttgatattagatTGAAAGCAAGTCTTCTGGAATCATTTGAGAGAGACAGTTATAGCAAAATAGTAGCTTGTTATGAAGAAACGTTGAAGAAGGATCCAACATGCTCTCATTCATTATCGAAGCTCATCAGCATGCATCataatggtatatatatatatatatgtattttgaaCATATTCCTTATTTATATAGGTAGGATAACAGTAAGTAATTATGTAAATGATTTATTTGCAGGAGAGTATGGTCCTGAAGAACTTATAGAAATGATAGGTCTTCATTTAGACGGTACATATGCAGAAAGTAGTATGTGGCATGAGTTTGCTAGTTGTTTCCTTAAGCTTTCTGCAACGGAAGAGGACCGGATGTCAGCGTGCTTAGATGAAACTGGAAACAGTACAGCTAGGCATAGGTACTCTGTTCGTTTCAATAGGGTCCCCAAAATGCTTATAGAGGGCGCATCTGGAAAATCCTGGGCCTTTCGTTCTAGATGGTGGTTGTCAAGGCATTTCAGTCCAAACACCTTTACCTTAGAAACAGCAGCAGGTaaaaccttttttatttttactgttTTACCTTTGGGGAGGAACTGAAAACATAGAATTGTGAAACAGGTGAATTGCAACTGGTGACTTACAAGGCAGCTGTTGCATCTCATATCTACGGACATACATTTGAATATGTTTCCAATGCTTCCAAATTCTTGCAAGAAAACGACACGGATTTGTTCTTATTCTTGCGAAAGCACATGCTAAACTCTGTTCCATTCTTTGATACGAATAAACGTCTGTAATCCTTCTCTTTTGGCTAAAATTTTGGCGAGTTATAGGTTAAAAAAGGATGctagtttataatttattgtatgTATAATGTCAGTCTTCAAAGGAagattttattcatttttttaatagaggGAAGATGCATTTTAGTCCTCTTCCTATTCCCCTGCTTTTGTTGTTTATGTTTGACTAATGTTACAATCATGTGTTTTATTTCTACAACAATGTTTTTTAAAAGTGAAATAATAACCAAATGTATTCACCAAATAAGAATGaatgaatacatattatttttttctaataaaaccTGTATCTACTTAAACCAAACATCTgtaaaattagtaaaattttGTTTGTCAATGGAGAAACTGGTTTTGAATGTTAGTTTTTTATTGGTCCATTTGTTAAATTGAgatttttgaattaattgtgatattttttatctctttttcaaAGTTTagagtattaatttattatttatgtgatatttaaaaaataatttgtctaTCCAAGTTTAAAAAATAGAGTCAAAATCTTCAATTcagtattatattaattttacatatataataaattaacataatttgaaattattaagaCAAAACCTAGTATTAGTATTGtactttattttaaagtaacttaaaattgtaaaatttacaAATAGATATCCGAAAACTCAATTGAATCAAATTGAAAAAGCATCGATTGGATaatgacaatattttatttgtagattTATCTTAGAAGAAAAGGAAAGTCtacaacttatataattttttttttcgtacATGTTAAATAAGATATCTTTatcatattaagaaaaaaataataattcataacagttaaataaaataataataataattagtttaagatAAAGTAgaaagtaattatattatttaaaaaatattattaaataaaaaactgaaataaaataataacataaaaaatatttaaatttaaaaataaataatatatttaattaactgcttaattaattgttaaaattagtgagttatgtaaaaaatataccaattatcttataaattttacgtgcctatattatttattatctttgaAAAAAGAATTAGTTGAGAGaggaaaattataattaaaaaaggacttaattttatttatattttttggaaCGGCCCGAACTTGAAGATAAAGCCCAGCCCATAAACAAAGGCcttcaaatcaaataatgaaaGTATAAATGGACTagattcaaaagaaaaaaaaaaaggaaggagagagaaagaagaaaagggTTTCGGCGACGTCCATAAGGAGAGAGAGCTTACAACTTCAACGGGATCTATTCTATCATCTTCTCAATAAATTCAGGTATATTGATTACTTAATGGCTATGATATGATGATCTTAACGATGTAATGATATGATGATCTTAATGATAGTTGATTCGTTCTTATTAGTGTTGATTAAGTTGATTTAGCGTTTGTTTGATTGAAATTGACAAAAGTGTCGAAACAATAAAACGTCCTAATTAAAAACTAGTTTGAgaaatcttgattttctttatGATTGAAAATTTGCCCAAGTTGTAGTTGTTTATGCTGTTTAAAGTTGTGCAAGCTTCGTTGATAGTCGTTTTAGGATAAACTCTAAGTGACCTACttccttttattaataaatgaaatgagcTTTAATTTTGCCAAGTTGTAGTTTAACATGATGGTGtcaatttaattgtaaaatacCTAGCTAGTCAAATTTTAGTGTTTCTCTTACATGAGCTGAAAGGAAAATATGTTCTCAACATCTTTCACATGTTAATGTTTTGCATTTGAGATCATCTATCTAGAAGATCAATCACTTGTTTTCAGAAACGCggaaaagaaaatgatatcactgttttgaattcaaatttgacATTGATGGTAGGCATTTGATGTTATACTAGATTGATGAGTCAAGTTTCAAGATATGAAAGTCAGTTTTCATTTGAACATGAAATGGTTTTGAAAATCATCAAAGCAATAGGCTGCCCTATTTTTTCTGTTTTCTGGGCAgcctcttgcaatgaaaatcAAACTTGCCTCTTTCATTGGAAGCTAAAAACCTATCATATGATATTGGTTAGGTAATTTTCTTAGGGTCACTTGTTAAGGACAAATGAAAGAAAGTGAAATTTAAAGTTGAACTTATGATCTGATATTTCAGAAACTtgctttaatttctttattttggaTTCAAATGAAGCCTTGACAAGATGATTGCCTAAATATCAAAACAAAGTGAGTATAATTGAGTTCTTTGACTAGATTTGATCTCATCAACCCTTTTTCTCTTGAAGTGaatttgttttgaatttctgaaatgatttcaaaatttaaaaaaatgaatttattgaagagaatgtttgatgatttgaatgtgTGTTGTACATTCAACAATTCTCATTCTTTCATGCCTTGATTGATAGTTAGACACGACGTCATGAAAGTATGCTTGAATTGTTTTGGTAGATTGAATATGAATTGCATGCTTAGGTTAAGATGATTGAAATGGGCATGTGTAGAATGATTTAATGTGCTTACATGAGAAATTGATTCTAGAAATGCTGATGTTGTTGAATGATGCTTCACTGGATtcaattgattgattgatttgatgCATGTCTTTAATGATAAAAGTTCATATGAGCATGTAAAGTGTTAGGATTCATGTCTGTTGAGCACAATGATCTTCTACTTGTGTAaggtatatttaatataatatttgaaaaggCAACTATGTTTCTTTTTTGTCTATGCTTCACTATTCTTGGCTTACCTTTCTCTACTGAAACTGTAGTTCTAGTTTCATATTGATTTTTCATCATCATAAACAAGCATGTTTGATCGGATTCTGAAATCTGGAGTCCATATCATATATTGTAGGTAAGAATCTAGGGAGAAAAACAGAAAGATGATCATCCCTGTTCGTTGCTTCACTTGCGGGAAGGTTATTGGAGACAAATGGGACACATATCTTGACCTCCTTCAGGCAGATTACACAGAAGGAGATGCTCTTGATGCACTAGGGTTAGTTAGGTACTGTTGTAGACGCATGCTCATGACCCATGTTGATCTCATTGAGAAGCTTCTCAACTACAACACTCTTGAGAAGTGCGAGGGAACCTAAGAAAGATGCTTTACGAAATACTTCTTCTATATGTGATTAGGTATGTTTAGTCGTGTTTTGAGTCTAAATCAGGacaatctttttattttctattatgcAGAGGATTTCAGAACTTGTAGTGGATGATGACTTGATTATGAAATACCTTTTGCCAAATTCTCATCTAGGTGTGGGATCTAGATGGTACTTGGCCAAGCTTATTGATTTGAAATAGTAGTTCATTTCATATGATTATACACTTTGAATTGATTAatcatgttattattattattattattattattattattattattattattattattatattagcgaatttagggtttatgatAACGACGAAGAGTGTTTTAGTTGGAgaatatatttaactaagttTCTCAAATGAAATAAGAACTCTACAGCTTCTCCATCATGCAAATCTACCAACCCTAAAAAATTCCAACCtagattttattaataatgtgttTCTATAAGCATTTAGTTctacaaaatattaatgaaataaaatagttGAATTGAAGctttattttcttatgttttCTGTCTTACCTTTATGAttgaatcatatataaaaaaattaaatagtttatgttATCTTTAACTGTAGATTTAGGAAACATATTTTGTGAGTGAAAGAGTaagaaattaattgaaaatttgatagAACACATACTAAGGATACTCATGATAAATTAGTTTAGGTTTGAATGAGGGGATgtaaaaattttggaaaaattcaaaatataaaaaaattaaaatcttctTATTGACTTTTAAATTTGCCTCAagatgagaaataaaataaaaatatatagttgagggaaaaaaataaaaaaatttgaagtaaTGAGTAATTTCTAACTAAACTGTTTATGTTTTATTCaaagaattcaaatttttacattttgtaGCACTAACATGACACACAATTAATtgtaacttttatttttctaattaattgatttatacaTGTGaataaatcaagaaaaaaattattatgatgtGTGATCAGTTTAGTTTGTAttaatactatatttattattagaacTATTTTAAGTCCTAGatattaatactaatttttattataaaaaaataacaatactataagaattaatatataGTTTGAGTCCTTGtctatttcttctctttttattgtttaattccctttatattattactttaattatattcttttaaaaagacttaaaaaaaagttttataaaaataaattaaaaaacaaaagaaatttaaggcaaattaataaaaaatatttaaactagaaaaattaaaaatatatttaattgaagatAGTAACTTTTAAAGTGattataaaatgtatttgatatttttattattattataaaaaggcAAAATAAGACCCattgaaagaattttttttaaaatggacATAAAATTTAGTaagaaaataacaattattaaatattattttatttaattatatatatatatatatatattagttttaaatatttttttaatatttgtccaattatctattgtattaatattatttttcttatttattatttttaaaattaaatgtattcaaattaatatttttttattttgataaatattaaaacttactaaatattgttattatcatcaaaattaCTGTACacataagaaaaaacaaatgaatcAGTTTATACGATggtttagtattttattttttaaagttatatatcTGTTTCTTACATATATTTTACGGTGAgatgtttatttatattgttaatattatattctagtatataaaaatttaaaaattagatatactaattttaatattattataattttttaaatttgtatttatatgtacaattttgtaaattaatatgtATGAGTATACAAGTTATAAATACatggtaaaataaataataatttatgtatttatttttaacaacaattagttaaataataaaacatataatcaaataaataataattttataaaatcttaagtAAGGaaatacattatattataattttataattttttcattagaTTTTTATGTGAAGATAAATAttagtaaatatattaatttattaattttttaaattatatgagtagaaataaatatttatatgtgtaAACAATCATTTTACCCATAAGTCTCAAAATCATTTAGAAAATATTCGGTTCACTGACCGggattaataataattcattttgaaTTCACTATAAATTgttccaaattaattaaatttctgacaactttcaaataaaaaaaaatcgtggtattatataaattaaactcaaattgaaataaaatatcaagaataactttttttcattctttttgttttgatattttcagaatttgaaaaaaaataaaaataaatctacgCGGGTTTAAGTTTGAATTCTTGTAATCAAACAAAGCCTTAACTAATTTTGATCCCCAAGATTGTTCCTTGCTGTTGAATCTTTAatcttttgaattattttttattttttcaaaaaaatcataactttTGATCTAAACCCTCAAATTCAAATCAGTTTGAATCCACTTTAAGAATGCACGACTTAGattattttcttgaaaaatcGTTAATTTTCATTAAGCATATACAAGACTAATTTACCTTTTAAGTTCATAAACCGAAAAGAAGAAATTCGAAATTAACTTTCAATACTCAACCAAGTCGGTTGAAGTGGTTGAAGTTTGTTGCGTTGGAATCCTTATGTCAAGGACAATAAAAATACAGAGTTTCAAGTAGGAAATAGAGAAGAAGATTCCACCATTGGTGGCCTTCAAGAAATTTCAACTTGTGCGTTTTTATTGTGGGTGATACACGCTTATAAGGTTAGTATTAGactatttatttaatgtatataGAATTAATCTAAATTATCTGTAATTCCTAATTCAATTTTATAGAAACTCAATTTGAATTAATCTTTCAACTATATATTATGTTGTTgttctttatttcaattaatgaTTCAAATTCGTTCTTTATATGTTGTTGATCAATTCTCATATTCAAAGATATATTCAATTTGAGTAAATAAAAAActtcaatttaaatttcaagaaaatgtttaattttgtatttgtttatCTTGGAGCATTCTTGGTATAGAGCTTgtaaattcataattaattaatatataataaaaagaaataatgaaTCAATCTTGATTTCTCTCAtggtataatatataaaaagaaatatccCTGGATTGAACTTTAACTTGTAAATAATGTTTGGACACTGGTATGAATTATCAATGACATTCTTTTGAAGTCTGAAACGAAAATCAAATGAGTATGAGTAATTCttggaaaataaatattcataacTTTTAACTAATTTGATAAATGATTATAATCTAATCACCCCATTTTCCATAAAATCTAATCACCTAGATGTTGCATATATCTATAACTTTGTGTTGGTACGTTTTTTGTCTATGCAAATCATATATACTATAAACGAGGAAAACACTAGTTGAACGACTctttattttgtgttataaaaaatgtaaaatgtttgatatttttttggttggttgattttatatttttgttgaccttttatcttattttattttgttgagttGGTACTTGgttgttcaaaataaaataattaatataaatgaataataattcatgattatgtgtgtttgattagtttttacaatgatgataataatttatacattttttttctaatactAATGTATTATATACATTCAATAtgttttattaagaaataaatgtaTTAGATATACAAACTCTATTTCaactatttgaatttgaatgatTAGATAATTATTATCCTAATAttcaagtttatttttttaaaataacatatctAGACAAGACAAGTGAAGTTGTTGAAAATTTGTATGACATTTTCCCTTAAAATAAGATGACTCAATGCATAAACATTACTTAATtcaagtttatttataatttatgtagtttatatattttattttatcttataagacattaatatttttatattttttaattaattgtttatcacattttatatttggttcaaattgggttatttaaataatttggagttaaaaaaataatgactgATTatgattgtaattttttttattttttatttttttattttttgagtaaaatgatttaaaaaatatattgatatatataaataaaataaaaataataatttaaaatatataatatttttaatattttgattaaaaaattgaatgatattatgaattataataggtgaattaatgtaaaaaaaattgaacacaTTGCACGggttttaactatttaatttaaaacgtataaaattataaatttttaaataataaattaaaaatagttaaaatttaactaatttataagtttttataaataaattaataaattttaattaactttgaCTTGagtgtaatattttattttttaatatgaaaaaaataataaaaaattacaaaataaaataagaaaatgccTACTATCTAGTTGAAAAGTGATGGATGACATAACCCCTCATGTGTTGAATAAtgtatttgtaaaataaaaaataaaagaaaatgtttgTTTACGTGGCGCCACAAGAGGATTAAATAATAGGGTTTCTCTCTATTTCTACTACCCCTTTAGtttaaaacaacaaaaaaatgtaCTGTGCGGCTCTCTCTTTCAGTCTCTCTCTAACTTGATTTTTGCTTGAAATTTTTTCTCTTGCGGCACGGATTTGTACCTTCACCAAAGGTAAAAATTCTCTTGCGTTTAAGCACGGATTTGCACCATCACCAAAGGAAAGGTATGTCTTGATTTTAATCTATTTATacatttaggtttattttgattaagtttATTCTATAATCATTTAGATATGTTTATAACTTTCAACTTATATATAGTGTATAGTGTTTTCTTGTTATAGATCGAAAAAAATGAGattgaaaagagataaaaatattcttagatCTACTTAATGAATTGAACATTTTCAAGTTGATTCAATGACTTTgagcttttatttatttaaattgtactTACTACGAATGTTTTCTCCTCAAAGTTgaaataagttttgtttttacATAGAtcgaaaaaagataaaaatattcttagatCTACTTAATGAAATGAACATTTTCAAGTTTGATTCAATGACTTAgagcttttatttatttaaattgtactTACTATGAATGTTTTCTCCTCAAagttaaaataagttttatttttacatagatcgaaaaaaaagaataagatccaaaaaaagataaaaatattcttagatCTACTTAATGAAATGAACATTTTCAAGTTGATTCAATGACTTAgagcttttatttatttaaattgtactCACTATGAATGTTTTCTCCTCAAAGTTGAAATAAGTTTATCGAAAAAAAGAATGAGATTGAAAAAGAGATAAAACATATTCTTAGATCTACTTAATGAAATGAGATTTTCAAGTTGATTCAATGACTTAgagcttttatttatttaaattgtactTAACATGAATGTTTTCTCCTCAAAGTTgaaataagttttgtttttacatatatcgaaaaaaagaataagatcgaaaaaaagataaaaatattcttagatCTACTTAATGAAATGAACCTTTTCAAGTTGATTTAATGACTTAgagcttttatttattttaattgtactTACTATGAATGTTTTCTCCTCAAAGTTGaattaagttttgtttttaCATAGATTGAAAAAAGAATGAGATCGAAAAAGAGATAAAACATATTCTTAGATCTACTTAATGAAATGAGCATTTTCAAGTTGATTCAATGACTTTgagcttttatttatttaaattgtactTACTATGAATGTTTTCTCCTCAAAGTTgaaataagttttgtttttacATAGATCGAAAAAAAGATATGTTTATTCTATAATCATTTAGATATGTTTATAACTTTTAACTTATGTATAGTGTTTTCTTGTTATAGATCGAAAAAAAGAtagaaaaagagataaaaat from Impatiens glandulifera chromosome 5, dImpGla2.1, whole genome shotgun sequence includes:
- the LOC124940196 gene encoding DNA-directed RNA polymerase subunit 10-like protein, with product MIIPVRCFTCGKVIGDKWDTYLDLLQADYTEGDALDALGLVRYCCRRMLMTHVDLIEKLLNYNTLEKCEGT
- the LOC124938709 gene encoding uncharacterized protein LOC124938709; translation: MEVDDECKEEVKGSKEEVKVGKDKGYRKAKQDMYAEEVKIRRIKRILLSITKPSYTLRLGGENVRAEHRNRLQYLLCMLVRRHNWEEASGVLSVLLKATEGNKSPIKNRIKYGVALEILKHARSDVKATKFRHIFEIWMKKIGAMKMWPTKDRYVVQSEYIIFCLKQGNLDGAYQAALSLMQERQFSNDPMSNLVVGLTFYQLWYSSIPEDLQLRDIDESREPLEPEISRSYANTLFENSEGHSVIDEHESSHTSDLDSDTSVRIDKVSSHAHSVNDSKDSMEVDGSKGEMPPQKFQSQGLYMQSDDDDDNSSQKDHSFDNHADYMEYVSILHSRGLNTWLLPLRMLNSSGNLEDFNRLHVELTNDHYKSAIKHLRLALYMTPPVKEALLPLVQLLLLGNRVHEAMDELEKFGDLSDSTLLLRLKASLLESFERDSYSKIVACYEETLKKDPTCSHSLSKLISMHHNGEYGPEELIEMIGLHLDGTYAESSMWHEFASCFLKLSATEEDRMSACLDETGNSTARHRYSVRFNRVPKMLIEGASGKSWAFRSRWWLSRHFSPNTFTLETAAGELQLVTYKAAVASHIYGHTFEYVSNASKFLQENDTDLFLFLRKHMLNSVPFFDTNKRL